In Shewanella glacialimarina, the genomic stretch GTATAATGATGCCAAAAAAAATGCTTGGTCTGCAGCGCCTCGCTCAACCAAGTATTGGCATCAGCAATATAAACTTAGCAAAGCTTGGGTAATTGAAGATGAATTCAAAAACGTATTAGGATTTATTGGTCTTGAAACAGCATACCGAAGCCGAGGATATATCGATTGTCTTTATGTGCACCCAAGCTACCAACACCAGGGTTTAGCCACTCAGCTGCTTCAACACGCGCAGCAATGGGCGACTGCGCAACACTATAACCAACTCAGTGTTGATGCATCATATCTATCTAAACCCCTATTTGAGAAAAATGGCTTTGTGTTAGTTAAATCAAATTTACGGGTAAAGAAAAATCAAACTTTAGCGACGTTTAACTTAATCAAATCGTTGTGAGCTTTTATTTAAAAGTGGTTGTAGCATGCCTTCAAGCCCATTCAACTTCACCTCGTACATTAATGCTAGCTGCTGACCTAACTTGCCTTCAGGAAATCCTTTGGCGTGAAACCAGACTAAATAGGGTTCGGGTAATTCTAATAACTTTCGCCCGGCATATTTACCAAAAGGCATCGTCTGGTTAATCGCTTCCAATAGCTGCTGCTCATTCATATGTCTGCTTTGCCTCGATATAAAACAATTATTTATATTATTTTGAAATAATAAAACAAAAATTAGTTACATTTGATTATATTAAAACAATCATTCTATTCAAGCACCTTAATTTATTAAAATCGTTTTTTAAAATATCCGCTTCAAGCGGCTCATTTCATTAACCTTTTGGCAACATTGACACTGCCTATCCATCAGGGTCAATTTTTTGTCTAACAACAGAATAGCGTCAACAAAAAATCATCTAGACAGTTTATAAAAAGTGTCAAAAATCAGCTAATTGACGGGCTATACCACACAAGATTAAAGTAAGGATATATCACTCAATGATGAGGGGCAGGTAAAATGATTATTCTAGTTGGTGGCGAAAAAGGCGGTAGTGGTAAAAGCTGTCTAGCCCAAAATATCGCTGTATTTCTTACCAAAGAAACAAAAGCCAGTGTCATTATGGTCGATTGCGACCCACAGCGAACAACATCAGATTGGATCCAAGCGCGTAACAATAATCCACAACTACCGCCGATTAACTGTGTGCAACTTTATGGAAAAATCCGTAATGATTTATTAAGTCTAGAGCAGCATTATGACTATGTTCTGGTTGATTGCGGCGGTCAAGACAACCTTGCCCTTAGAGCAACAATGTCAGTGGCATCACATGTACTGATGCCACTTAGGCCAAAACGACGTGATCTTAAAACCGTCAGCCACATGGATGATATTGTGTCTACTTGTATGATGATAAATCCTAAAATGCGCGCCGCCTTTGTGATCACTCAATGCCCTAATTTACCTAATCAAGCTGGGCGAATTTTAGAAGCAAAAGATGTCTGTCGTACCTATGATATTGACGTATTAGAGGCAATTAATTACTGCCGTAACATTTATGATGACAGCGAAGAATCGGGTTTATCGGTTATTGAAATAGAACCTAATGGTAAAGCGGCTGAAGAAATGCGCGCAATAGCATGTGAGTTACTGCAAGCTGAAAATGCTAAGCAAATAATGGAACAGCGGTTATCACCACGAAATGTCACTTCACTGAGGGGGAATTATGGCACTGGCCGATCTCAAGAAAAACGCCTCGTCATGTAAATCGAGTTTTAAGAGGCAGATGTCTGTTGAAGAGTTTATCGACACTGCCAGCTTATATGCACTAGGGCAAACCCATGAGTTTGCTCGGCCCAGCAACGTTGTCGACTTTTTACAATGTCGTGATAACAAACGCGCAATAGCGTCTATTAATGTAAAAGCGGAATCAGTAACCCAGGTCAGTAAACAGCCTTTTAGACGTGCCACATTTACCTTAAGTGAACAGGCAATTAATCAATTGGCGCAGTTTAGCCAGGCGAGTCAATTAGCTAAATCAAAATTAATCAGGCATTTGATCGCAGAACACAACCTGTTATCTGATGAAGATAAACAACAGCTTTATCAAAAGTTTGAATTAGAAACTCAACTTAAATCTATTCCTACATAGTCATAAAAGTAGTATTGCTCTATCCCCAACCTTTTTACTGGCAGCATTAATTGTATGCCAGTTTTTTTTATCTGCTTGAAAATTGATTAACATTACCCCATCTCTTGTTTATCACCTAAATTAGAGCGTGCTCATGATTGCCATTATAATTGTCTCCATTATTGCTACTGTAGCAATAGGTTGGATAACCAGCGCCTCATTTAGACGAGAACGTCATCGCCAAAA encodes the following:
- a CDS encoding GNAT family N-acetyltransferase; this encodes MTQLNIVSFLPSHAADISHIYHQSVQAINHPRYNDAKKNAWSAAPRSTKYWHQQYKLSKAWVIEDEFKNVLGFIGLETAYRSRGYIDCLYVHPSYQHQGLATQLLQHAQQWATAQHYNQLSVDASYLSKPLFEKNGFVLVKSNLRVKKNQTLATFNLIKSL
- a CDS encoding DUF3820 family protein — its product is MNEQQLLEAINQTMPFGKYAGRKLLELPEPYLVWFHAKGFPEGKLGQQLALMYEVKLNGLEGMLQPLLNKSSQRFD
- a CDS encoding AAA family ATPase — protein: MIILVGGEKGGSGKSCLAQNIAVFLTKETKASVIMVDCDPQRTTSDWIQARNNNPQLPPINCVQLYGKIRNDLLSLEQHYDYVLVDCGGQDNLALRATMSVASHVLMPLRPKRRDLKTVSHMDDIVSTCMMINPKMRAAFVITQCPNLPNQAGRILEAKDVCRTYDIDVLEAINYCRNIYDDSEESGLSVIEIEPNGKAAEEMRAIACELLQAENAKQIMEQRLSPRNVTSLRGNYGTGRSQEKRLVM
- a CDS encoding CopG family transcriptional regulator — protein: MSVEEFIDTASLYALGQTHEFARPSNVVDFLQCRDNKRAIASINVKAESVTQVSKQPFRRATFTLSEQAINQLAQFSQASQLAKSKLIRHLIAEHNLLSDEDKQQLYQKFELETQLKSIPT